In the genome of Candidatus Auribacterota bacterium, one region contains:
- the rpsO gene encoding 30S ribosomal protein S15, producing MALDRDKKGVLMKEFRLHDKDTGSADVQVALLTARINDLAEHLKAHKKDHHSRRGLLRLVATRRKLLDYLQRSNEERYRGVIKKLDLRK from the coding sequence ATGGCGCTCGACAGAGATAAAAAGGGAGTGCTGATGAAGGAGTTCCGGTTGCACGATAAGGATACCGGCTCAGCCGATGTCCAGGTCGCGCTGCTCACCGCGAGGATCAATGATCTCGCCGAGCATCTCAAGGCGCACAAGAAGGACCACCACTCGCGCCGGGGACTTCTGCGCCTCGTGGCCACGCGGCGGAAACTCCTCGATTACCTTCAGCGGAGCAACGAGGAGCGTTATCGGGGGGTAATCAAAAAATTGGATCTCAGGAAGTAA
- the ribF gene encoding riboflavin biosynthesis protein RibF — translation MKVVSGLDSGEVRNAPAVVLTMGVFDGVHLGHRRVIETLVSQSRRVRGTAALLTFHPHPRQVLGGEEPLLLLTSPEHRIRLLGGTGLDICIVLPFSRQMAGEDAAAFVVNHLVSTMDLRMICVGPQFVFGARRSGDAELLRRLGMAHGFSVEVVEGVMIGGVPVSSTAIREMVGRGDIASASRFLGRPYSICGTVVRGKALGREWGVPTANVSVEGVLVPPPGVYAARAFLGESRYDGVLNIDRRGGVEVHLFALRGSIYGEILEIVVGELIREERDFPGTEALAAQVRCDIEIARGMLHNNQG, via the coding sequence TCGATGGCGTCCACCTGGGGCACAGGAGAGTGATCGAGACGCTCGTGTCCCAATCGAGGCGCGTGCGAGGCACGGCGGCGCTGCTTACATTCCACCCGCATCCGCGCCAGGTGCTCGGCGGTGAGGAGCCGCTCCTCCTGTTGACCTCACCCGAACACAGGATCAGGCTCCTGGGCGGGACGGGGCTCGATATCTGCATCGTCCTCCCGTTCAGTCGGCAGATGGCAGGGGAAGATGCGGCGGCATTCGTTGTCAACCATCTCGTCTCCACAATGGACCTCCGCATGATCTGCGTCGGGCCGCAGTTTGTATTCGGCGCCCGAAGGAGCGGGGATGCGGAACTTCTCCGGAGGCTCGGGATGGCGCATGGTTTTTCGGTGGAGGTGGTGGAGGGGGTGATGATAGGCGGCGTGCCCGTCAGCTCGACGGCAATCCGCGAGATGGTGGGGCGCGGCGATATCGCGTCAGCTTCGCGTTTCCTGGGACGGCCGTACTCCATCTGTGGCACGGTGGTGAGGGGAAAAGCGCTGGGGAGGGAATGGGGGGTCCCCACCGCAAATGTGTCCGTGGAGGGGGTGCTGGTTCCCCCTCCGGGCGTCTATGCGGCCCGCGCGTTTCTCGGAGAGAGCCGCTATGACGGCGTCCTCAACATTGATCGCCGCGGGGGTGTCGAGGTGCATCTCTTCGCCCTGCGTGGATCTATCTACGGAGAGATTCTCGAGATCGTCGTGGGGGAATTGATCCGCGAAGAGAGAGACTTTCCCGGCACGGAGGCGCTGGCAGCGCAGGTGAGATGCGACATTGAAATTGCGAGGGGAATGCTGCATAATAATCAGGGATAA